The genomic window gattTTTGTGTCACCAtggtcataagaacaaagtagtgagcTCCGGGAGTTTAAGTGTCTCTTAGAAATAAGCTGATGTATTTGTATAATATTGACAGTTGGTCGGTGGTGAAATAGCCAACGATTTCAGTAACAGCCGTCGCGTTGTGTCTATTTTATTGAAATGACATAACAAATGTGTTCTGCTCACACAAAAGTCGGTCGAATTAATCCTAATGTAATCATTTTATTGAATGTCTGTTAATTCAAGGATAACAAACCCGATATGCTGATTTTAGGAGCATTATTTCATTCGGCGTACGGATGTCTAGATTATGCTGGATAGATCCACTTTCAttacttatttaattttaaaatatttccaaaaagcAATAATTCGATTCATTCTCTAAAATAACAAGTTAAGAGTTTGCCAATTTGCAATGTTAATTCCATTAAAACTACTAATGGGTTATATCTGTTATCAAAAATTGTAACAATGAGGTAAAAAATGCATCCTTGAAAAAGGATGATTATGAAGAGTGTATGGATTAAACACATAGCTTTGATTcccaaaaattgtatatatttttgGAAATAGCGAGCTTCTTAAGAGAAAACTTACCATGCACAATACTCGCTTGATGAAATTTTCTTGTCACACCCAAAAATTTCTCCAGTTCCTTCTTCGACAATGTATCTAACATGCGCGCATCGACAAGTGAATGCAGAAACGAGTCAGCATATTGTGGAAGTCCTATATCGGGTAACCATTCAGAAGCAACCCAAGTGTGGCCAAGTTGTGTAATCATCGGATAACGAACTAATTCTGGGCGGCGCTGCTCTTCAATGGCTAAACGTAATTTTTTACGGTGCATTGGATGTACCAGACCTAAGCCTGTCTCCAATTCGCCATCGTTCAGTTCGAGCAACACTTTGCCGCTCTTAACATTCTCCGCACAACGCGTACTGTACTGAGGCATGCCGAGTGCCACCTCCAGCCAGGCGAGCACCTGTGAAGCACGCCATCTTTCCATTGGCAATTGTGAAGCATCGCGTAGTAAACGCAATTTCTCAGCATAACCCTCTTCGGTGAGTGGAGACCAAGAGTAATCAGAGTCTGAAAGATAGGGAGTTACTAGAATACATAAATGAGATTAGAGATATTGTTAATGGTAATGGTTCAAGATGATGTTGATGCTGTTTGTTGTTTTACTTACATTCAGCAGCGCCATCTGCTGACAATGCTTTGTTCTTATTGCGCGAACGTGCAAATACACGCGAAATGCTTCCCCAAGTGCCACCGCGGCCATTACGTGCACTCAAAGTGCCAGTTTTAGGTGCGAATTTACGTGCCACCGCACCAGGGCCACCATCAGATTCTACAGGCGAGCCAAGCTGTTCCACAGATCTTAAGAAAAAATAACTATCTTTAGTTATCCACATCTTGATATAGTAGTGGCAAAACAAATTACCTAGAGTATGCGGCTGAGTTCAACGGCGACAGAGTAGGACTACGTTCTTTTGGTGTGCCATCTGCAAGAAATTTTACTTATCTGCATTAATTCATATTAAGATATATAATTCACAGCCCACTCACATTGGTACATGTTTTGACTAGAGACCAGCGAAATACTATCTGGATCAACTGTTATACACGGACCATTCTCACAAGTACCGTCGCTAAAATTCAAATCCCCACCGGTGCTCTCGCGATCACTACTATTTCGCAGGCCCGAATCATTCGAGCACGAATTACGATCACCCGCCGTTGCGCCTGAGCCCCCACTCAAACTGCTACTAAATGCTGACAATGAATTCGAATTACCACGCCCGCTATCATCGGTGCGTATACCACTATTTGCTGTTACCGTTGCTGCCATCTGATTTAGCATACCTGATGTAGCTGATGGTGGTGTTAGCGGTGCAAATGAAAGCAAACTCTCTTGATCGGATAAACACCCAGAGAGTTGGCGTCGTGCCTCTTGTAATTGATCTTGTAGACGTTGTAGCTGTAAGTCGCGTGCATTCAGTTGTTGCGCTAACGACAATGAACGTTCGGCTTCATCACGCGCTTGCTTTAGTAACTGCCAGCGCTCTCGCTCTCGGTCACCTGTCAATTTAGCATTATTTGTTTCAGTCTCGCGCACGCGATCTTGAAAGTTTCGTATAAAATCACGTAGTTCTTGTTCTTTTTCTTGCAGCGAGGCACATAACTGTTTCACTTGTGATATCAGTTCACTTTTGTCGGCACGCAGTTTTTTACGTTCGATTCGTAGCGACATTATTTGATTCTTTGCCGAACGTAGCTCGGTTTCGAGACGATCCACTCGTTGCTGTGGTACGCTACCACTACCATCGGTCGACTGTGCATCTCCGCAGCTGTTGGAGTCTGAGAGGTCTACTCCGCCAACAGCACCTTCAGGCGAGTTCTCTAACAATTTGCGTAGTCGGTTAATTTCGGTGTTGAGTCGTTCGTTCTCCTCGCGAAGTTTCGTGGGAGAATCTggaaaagaggaaaaaaaaaatgaaggacatttttaaagaaaatgaGGGCATTCCTTTTTATTGGTTGAAAACATTACAGCACAATTACAATAAAGTTGCTCTAAAACTTCAGGGACGTTACATATCCCCACATAACTTTTACCAACTAAGAGAATTTTAGTACCAACTGCATTGATTTTTCCCTTTAAAATTCCCctcgaactaaaaaaaaaacggcgaAATGTTctctaaaaaaataatataaaaaatttcgtttgtgcTACAAATTATGGGCGGAGTTTGATCGGAGTCACCCCGGAAcacttttacaataaaaattggcGAAATAGATTTCTAATGATACCAAGTTATTTGTTAAATTTACATAGTACCCCATTACCGGAGTTCAATTTTGAGATAAAATATACGCGAGGCCAGCTAttaagacactctccgaaggtcttgggaagtgttatcaatgttgatggcgGTCGTGAACCGCATCGGCTGCGGCGAGAAGGCTTTCACGGTCGTGACATAAACCGCTATGATCGTTTGACTTTTGTGGTAGCCCTTGGGGATAGCTGGCAGTACATGGTGCCAAAAAAGTCCAAACCCTCGATTTTCCGACCGGCGAATATCGAACACACGACCCATCTCAACAGACCAACAGCGGGCTCCTTTGTTGAACAATTTCACAGGGGGAGGGACAGTCCATAAAATTGCCGAACGCCCTACTAAACCAGGGTGAGCGGAGcaggaaaaaattttattttcgtcaGAGTCTGAGAGTTACGATCTGTTGACAAAATAAAAACAGACTCCAAGGGGTTTATCCACGTGAGATAACTGAGGAAGCCTCCCCAGTATGGGCTAATAAGGTTTTCGTCGCGACTCAGGAGCGCAAAGTAGCGAAATGCGGCGAAAGCCGAGTAGACCCGTTTTAGCGAATGGCTTCTTCCcccaaaatacaaaatttttctcACATCCAGTAGATCCAAGAGGTATCAGCCTTCTCCTGCAATTCCTACGAGGTATGTTCATATGTGACCAACCAATATAGACCCTTTATCGAGGTGGCTGAAATGGATGGAACATCACCCCAGATAACCACAAACTAGTCTGAAAGGGCTGTACTTGCTTTACGAGGATATCATGAAGAAAATCATGTCCTGCACCTGTTATTTGTGATGCCAATTGGAATCAAAGGATTATGAGACTTATATGATGCTCCGATGAGCGTTCGGTAGAACCAAACACAGCAACAATATTAATTATTCCAATCCTTTCTTACTTTTCACCTCCATATAATCTCCATGTGAATGCTTGctgaagatttatggtcctgtccgtgagaGGGACGGCAGGTATCGAAGTAGGTATAATataaaggcttcgctggctaaatCATGGTATACGTATGGACGAAGACGCTATCGCTAAGAAAGTATTGCAGTCGAAGGAAGGGAAACACCTCCAGTGAGTTGGGAAAGGCAAGTTAATGAGGACTTGACCTCTTTTGGTGcacccaattggcgtcagttgtcgcgaaacagggatagctggcgtgacttgttacgaaatgaCCAAAACtgtttaggcggttaagcgccaattaatgatgaagaTGAATGTTTGCTGTCCAGTATTTTCACAAGGTGTTTAGCCCTGTGAGAAATCAGCGATACTTCAGGCTCTTCTACGTCTCGTAGGGTATTTTCAAACTTACGTCTGAAAAAGATTCTTAAGCCATTAGTGCATGTTACGACTAGGCAGCCTCAGCGGATGAAGGGGATTGAAATATTCTATCGGTACGCATGCCTGTTATATGAGGCGAATAAAATCCACAAACCAAAACATTCAGGCGATCGAAAAAAATTCTTCCGTAAGCAGGTGGACCAGTATCAAAAGGTACTAGTACCGGAGTGTTCTCTATTTTTAACCGTAAAAGGACTGCCCGCACCTGCAAAATTTCCCCTAAATTTTCGGAAGTATTTTTGCGGTTACTATAACAATAACAAGAACTAGTGAGCCCCTGGCCTACAGATAGTGGAGTGAGGCGTTCATCACCGGTAACATTGAACTGCGTATAGGGTGCTGCAAAGGATAATTATATACAACTCGATAGCTGATCTATAGAAATACCAAATATACTTTCCTCCATGTATAGTGGCTTTACTAACGCCAGATATTTTTTGGAAAACATATAACTTAGCGGACCGACCGAAACTTTTGGTGGGCCTAACAAATCGCTCAACCATCTATCGGGCTAGTAACAGATGTAGGCTGCTAGTATCCTAATCGGTGATGCTCCTCTAATGCTTCTTATTGGCTTATGGCGTACCTTCTTTCAACTTTGTCTGAGCTCTCTTTTTCACTTCGCTGTGGCCGTTCTGCGGCTCAGCAGTCTGTTAATTTACAAACTTTTGCCTAATTTTCTTGCTTCATGTTTTTTCATTCCTATACACATAAATATTTAGGTACTATTTAGCTCATTTCGTAAGATTTAAATAGTCTTAATGACTTTAATGATTGTCATTTCATTGCTCGCAGTTTGACAGTTAACATGGATAATGTTTTTCCATTGTTTGTAATTATCGTTGTCATGATTATTGATATCAAGGATTTCGCTATTTTGAATGGGATTAATTTGAAATATAGGCGGATGTTAACAATGATTCAAATAACCACTGTACAACAGCAATTTTTCAACAGAGTAGGTAAGGCTAGGTAAGCTGGTAGCTGCTCTGATAGGGgtagctcacttggacagcatTAAGGCCGTTGTGAGACCATATAAAATAACGGTGGCGTAAGCTAAAGCTGCTTAAAGAGTTGTTGTGTAGCAACGGTATAGTTTTGAATGAGACCGACATCAACCTTGGATAAATGCTCCGGAGGTCCAAGTGAGTCGAGACCATCATCTTCCATATAGCTGAAGCATAttaagacgtaccgcatggatttcAATTGGACAGTGTTTTGTCAAAACCTCAATGACCATGAGAGCTGAGCATTAGTAAATCCAATCGTTTTGGCAGACCAGTTGCCATTCATTTCCGGCCAGGAGAATCTTTCTTTTATGCAAGAAGTGGTATCCACCCAATGCTTGCTGAGCTGGCTCAGATATCCCTACAGCCATTTTTAACAatttcagttgtaccgatgcagtTGCAAGCGAGGTCAAGCACTGGAACCACCCTGATCGCACTAAAGTTACATTTAGGGCCTTGatagctgcttggctatccgagtaTATGTTAAATTTCCAAACCGTTGTAgaactggatagcatttcattcaCCTCAATGACGGACACTTCCGTTTGGAAGACGCTACAGTGATTAGCCAACTTACTTGTGTgacttacatttagctcttgacaaaagaccctcCTAACAGAGTTACCATGTTAGTGTTTTGAAAGGTGACATCGTGCAgatacatttttctaaataaacttatagTCAAGCTCGTCTAGTTTACTTTTAAGCATTTAAAAGTTTAACTGATCAAAAAGCGTCCTTCGGCCATGTTTGCAGAGTCCTAAAGTATTAAAGCTTTGGTTTTCTAAGGAATATTGGTCGTTATGAAACAAGTAAAATTCCATACGAAAACTTGGAAACTCCAAACATTTTCCTTCTGGCACTTTTCCGCATTTGTCCCGGGAGCTCCAGATAGTTTCAACGTTTTGATGTTGATGGAGGGTTAAAGTGTTATTATGAAATGTTGGGCTTTGTACTGTGTGAAGTTTTTTCTGATACCAAAGTTGTAACTCCACCAGATTTGTTGCAACCTGAACAGTGCTTTTATGAAAAAATGTCATGGCTACTCTGttacaagaaaaattttaaattttgttgtacTGTGTAATTTTTCTTCACTTTGctttccttttttcaattttgcatttccttttgttttatttcgcataataaaatttgttatttccgTCTTTAATAGGAATATTATTGATTATTTGTGCGCATTTATTTCGGTTTGTCGCACATAATGAGAATCATTTCTCCGATTGAATGCGATGCTGGTGGAAGCCTGCTGTTAAGTTTGGTTGTATTTTATAATGATTTCGATTTGAatgattaaattttttattgccttgaatcgaatattttttttttatcagaatTGTTAAAAATACCTACAAAGGTCGACAAATGCTGATTGTGTTTTAAGATAGTCAGCTAGACTTTACGTTGttaaatttgatttgatttatgaTTTGATTAATCCACCCACCAAATTCAGAATATGATAAaagagatacaaaaaaaaaaaaaaaagaaatttccgCCGCCTAGCTCAATTCCAACAATTTTTGCTGGATTCTGTATATACTCCTTGTGGTGCCTTGGGTCTTTGATGAAGCTAGAAATTTTGCTTGGCCGGAACTTTACTACAATCGTAGTAGGATTGATTCATTTTGTATGTATACAACTAGCTGAGCCTAGGTCAACGGGTCACTACTGGCAGACAGTAGAAGTTCTAACCTCGACTGAGGTCGGCAGGAGAAAACAGTGTGGTTTAAAATATATTATGCGGCTTAAGAAACTTCGGAAAACAAGGCGAGCAGATGCCGCCTCTAAACTTAACATCACCAAACCCTACGTGTTAACTATTAAGTGCAGTCTACCTACGAGAAGAATAAAAAAGTGCCACGAGCGAGGAGGTGATTCGTCAACAACTCTCATTTGAATCTGGAAATAGATGCGAATCAGTAAGAACAGTGGAAGAAGTGGACACTCGGTCGAAACTCCAAAACACGAACGAGTAGCTGATGACGGACAATGATAAGTCCTTAGCGGGAAGATCTGTGGCGAACAATCCAACATACGGAGACGGTCCTTAACAAGACCAAGATTTGAAATACTTCTGTAGTAAAGTGGTGAAGATCAAGCTAAAGTAAAAGCTGTTCGAAAAACAAGTGGTGGCGTTAATACTGGTCGACCGAGTGAGAAAAGAGCACTGAAAGTCTTGTTGAGGCGCTTAATGGCATGCTAGACAAATCGGCTTTAATATTTCAAAGTAAATGTGGGGATTGGTGATCCGGATTTCAAAGGTGTGAGTAATTAATGCACTTAAGTCTTACTCCACCATCAACATAGCTCAGATGACAGTCAATGTCACAAGCCCAAATGCAAGAGATTTGATATTTGTGTATGTAAACTGTTAGTGAAAAATTATCCCCTTTAGCTTATTTTGGTATGAGTACACTTACATAATAAAATTAAGGAGTTTTCGATTATAAGTGAGGAGTTGCATCAAAAAGGGGTACAATTTAGATTTATGGATGTTAGGAAGAGCCGAGTGTAGGATCTGACCACCATTCAGCAGGTAATGGCCAGAGAGATTCTGTATTCTCTGAGCAACCATTAAACATACGTTTGGTGGTGAGCTAATTTAAGAAGGCGACAAATTAGCTAAGCCATTTTGTCATATTTAGCTAGCTGGGGGCTTCATCAGCAGTCTTGGATCAAACGTGTATCTTAGTACCTCATCCCCGCTGAGCAGGTTTTGCGCTGGGCTTTGGATTAGCCACGTAAAATCATATTGCAATTAAAACTCAAATAAAGCAACATGACTGTCCCCAATCGATATACACGTTATTAAATCAAACACGTTGTGACAGAAGGATGATAAGCCTCCAGTGTTTCAGATGTGCATACGATCCGGGAACCTAAAATCGATTAGGACCATTAACTCGTCGCCGCTGAAATACACGTTCGCCTTTGCACTGCCAAAACCAAGGagcaaaaaacacaacaaaagctATACGTCGACAAAACTGCAAAATCAACAGACTGCCAGTTATTTCGCAACTAGACTCTCGCAGTTGATCTCCGAGAGTACAAATCAACCCAACGTAATGCTCATTGAATCTGCGAAATTAAGCGCACTTCTTTAAAATACGAgaaaaaatcttaatatatataaatttaccaaACCAAATTTTGAGACTATGTCAATTTAACCAGCATCCGCCCTAGGTGGAAGGAGTTGAGTACCTGCTACGACAGCTGGTTCTACATTCCGTTTGGACTTGGATTTTTTCCCCATACACAAATGTTATCATTAACCACAAATCAATCAAATATCGAAGTTAAGTGGGATATTcccaatttataacttttttttaaattgcttaaacCGATGAATCTTTTTAAACTTTCTCCTGGTATCGGTCTCAAAGGCAAGAGCTTAGAATAAGTCAGTCTTCACAGCGTTGGATCCTACAGAAATTATTTTTAGATTCATTGCAGCCACATCGCATTTGAAtaaaagatggaaacacaacacATGGAGGGTGGATATGAGATTGATGTCTTACAATGTCCAAATCGAAGTTAATCCAGAAAGCGTATCCTCATATTAGTGCGTTACTTAGGGTATATCACTCCAACATGGTAGCAGATAGTAAAAAAGGGAAttattataatataataaaagcaTTTTGGCACGATATTGCTTCGAGGAGATTGAAGTCAAGTTCCTCTTCTAATCTTTCAGTGATGGTGTTTTCTTTATATTTTGCAAAACAAGATCTACTTTATATGCCTACTCTGACGCCATTTTGAGGTAGATACATTTTCGCTGAAAATCTTAACATGGCAAAAATAAACTCGTAGGGCTTATTAGACCAGTGCCTTACGGCAAATTTGTTCTAGAAACATTTTCTAAATGTTGGCTCTCCCGTCACTTGAGTCGGTTGATTAGGACAGGACATTACTGGAGATTGCAGAACATGAGACGGTCTTCAATACGGTGACTCCATACTTCGCCAATCACTTCAAGGTTCACTGAGTTTGAAGAAAATTCGGATTGTGATAATGATTCGCGAATTATTTTATTAGCGGTAACACTTCAACGCGTTGGCAAAGCAGGGCGCAGCTTTGGATGAGCCGCCTGCAGATGTCCCAATCCATTTGGGGAACATCAAAAAGTGACAGGTGTTGCACATGATTCatcaagcaagaaaggcgtggaTAGAAGAGCGGGGTTGCaaaatgtgcaaatcctacgacgttagaaTCACAGAGTTGCTTATATTCCTTAGGAGAAAAGCCTTAATCACAATGGGCAGATTAACTTGATACTGCCTtccggcgtcacatgcttataagttgtgCCTCGTCAGTAACACCACATGTAgcaagtgcgagctgcaggaagaaacgtttGAGCATCTGTGTTCGTTCGATCTGTGTTCgtatcctgcgctcgccaggtcaaggctccagctactagatCTCGAGCCAGCTATTAAGCTAAGCTAATTTCATCGTCAACCAATTCTGTAACTCCACGGACACAaccagcctatgtgaggtctttattgactggccagttcaacctagcctaaagTGCATGAGTTAAATACATAGTAAATCATTAGTAAAAAGTGATCATTGGGCGCCTTTGATGGCGTGCAAACTCCAAGCATGGATGTCGAAAAGCAGCTTATAAAGACATATGGGAAAtaatacaaaatatgaaaaaaacacAGCTCATGCAGTAAaatctttaattaaaatttcacattttcaaaaaagatactCTCCCCACTCAAGTGAAAGCTTACAAATTGGTTATATGCATAACTATGCCCTTACCTATGTACATCCTCTAAGATGAGCTGTCACTATTAACCAATTGAGGACTATTAAAGTATCCCTTTTTCAAACGAGCCACATACTTcaaccacatacatatataaatatgtacatttgtattccTGCATATATAGTGGCTAATACCAATAATCTTACTAACGTACTTTTCATGCTTTGAAACTGCACTAATGGATGCTGCTAAAACACAAGGTCCAAAGATTAAATTTCCATCTTTCATGAGAGCGAGCAAAAGTTTCAAACAAGCGGAATGAAATGTGGTAGTAATCACGATGCAGCAATCAAATTTGTATGCATAGAAAGAAGCACAGGTAAAGGGAGTTTCAATGAGAGATAGACGATGTTGGAATGAAATAAACTCAGGTATTACATAAAGCTATACGAGTAcgatcactgctacaacaacaacaacagtacgaATACGAATAATTGTGCGAAAACGAACATCGATTACTTGAAATTTTATTGGCATTCGAATTGCTGTTATATGATTCACTTTTCCGCCTAATGCTGCTCCCTTTGGAAATTTGCGTGTTAAGTTTCTCCTGGTTGTACCCCGTGATGAGCCCCTCAGAATTCCGAAGTTGGGTATTTGCCAAATGGTTAATTAACAACTTGTCAAATTTTGGGTTGTAGACAAACTGGTTTtaacgttgtgccatcttcagtacaatttttcgtttttatgTCTCTTTATCGTTTGACTTGTATTTATACATAGTTCGTATGTTCACGAGCTGGTACTGTCAAAAAGGGATGCATATGGATGGTTGTATTATGAAAGTATGTAATAAGCAGGTACCTGCAACCAGATTGTTTTCGTGTACATTCGGAAATAGAGCATTTTTTGTCGCTACGTGCATATTACATACTACTCAAACATTTCAGAACGAAAATTACACTGAAAAAGGTACAACACcgagacaaaaaaaaataaaattgagaagggatggcggaaaatcaATCCAACATACATCCATTATCCCTTCTTTCTGAAAATCATGAAAAACAACATGAATCataaggaaaataatttgtaaatatcGGTAAGGCTCAGATTGCTGCCCAAGTGTAGAAGCCGAACCCACTGAGTGTTCAATGAAATACTTGTTAAGACATCTTATATCTATCATGCCTAGATCAGGGCATCTGCGGCAAAATTTACGGACTACAATGCACAATGCACCCAGAGAAGGCACTATTAATATCCCAATGAGTGGCTCTGCCTGGAGCCTGGTCATAAACTTTGGTCAAGGTCTTTGCCATAGAGAGAGTATCTAGATATCCAGGGAAGGACAATCTGAAACAAATATAACGATTTCGTTGACAACCAAGAGGTCTTAAAAACATTCGATTCTAACTTGATGATATCAGATATAGTGCGGAGGTATCGGGCTTTACTGGCATCAATAGGACAAGGCAAATGTATCACCTTATTAGGTGCCATAGCAATATTGAAGGAAATGAACTTCCTGATGACGTGTTTAGGAAACGTTCCAAAATGGATTCGCTGGGTTACCTCTTGAGATATTAAGGAACGACCATCTATTCACATCAATCCAAAGGTACCTCTCGGGGCAACTGTAAGATAATCAATCAAACTTGCCCGACTCGAGACTCTGGCTGTTTGGCGTGCATGCAGAAAGCAATTAGAATCTGGTTGGACGAATGTTCTCTCATCCGGGACTCATATAGTACATTCATATTGGAAACTGTCTCCGAGTGAAAGTGTGGAAAATTTCC from Eurosta solidaginis isolate ZX-2024a chromosome 3, ASM4086904v1, whole genome shotgun sequence includes these protein-coding regions:
- the Liprin-gamma gene encoding kazrin isoform X5; this encodes MQINGTSSGPTMAASEPPEPPPRNPDRINASLHKLSESKNIKSLDSSIATISEKTINNNKPLKPLLSLDHTNSTTNNSSSESGCSSSTALTNINTITALSSTNNLPITNTTQQQQQSQSPSPITPLVYTKRSTAAATVPTSTGANTSTSDITPGGAIDSITSLSLNGSSNNKTLVSPMTIDNQQHRLSFPNKNEAHAALMAQQQQQHLNGATATTTSLLNGGSSGNVGSNALNANNPNANLTTTSIVTANHSNASLNADSPTKLREENERLNTEINRLRKLLENSPEGAVGGVDLSDSNSCGDAQSTDGSGSVPQQRVDRLETELRSAKNQIMSLRIERKKLRADKSELISQVKQLCASLQEKEQELRDFIRNFQDRVRETETNNAKLTGDRERERWQLLKQARDEAERSLSLAQQLNARDLQLQRLQDQLQEARRQLSGCLSDQESLLSFAPLTPPSATSGMLNQMAATVTANSGIRTDDSGRGNSNSLSAFSSSLSGGSGATAGDRNSCSNDSGLRNSSDRESTGGDLNFSDGTCENGPCITVDPDSISLVSSQNMYQYGTPKERSPTLSPLNSAAYSRSVEQLGSPVESDGGPGAVARKFAPKTGTLSARNGRGGTWGSISRVFARSRNKNKALSADGAAELTPYLSDSDYSWSPLTEEGYAEKLRLLRDASQLPMERWRASQVLAWLEVALGMPQYSTRCAENVKSGKVLLELNDGELETGLGLVHPMHRKKLRLAIEEQRRPELVRYPMITQLGHTWVASEWLPDIGLPQYADSFLHSLVDARMLDTLSKKELEKFLGVTRKFHQASIVHGIHVLRIVKYDRQTLAMRRVQSENVDTDPIVWTNQRFIRWARSIDLGEYADNLKDSGVHGGLVVLEPSFSGDTMATALGIPPSKNIIRRHLTTEFDALILPARYIVYCQMEEFQMDSSRQLNLANQKQLGR
- the Liprin-gamma gene encoding kazrin isoform X4, with product MQINGTSSGPTMAASEPPEPPPRNPDRINASLHKLSESKNIKSLDSSIATISEKTINNNKPLKPLLSLDHTNSTTNNSSSESGCSSSTALTNINTITALSSTNNLPITNTTQQQQQSQSPSPITPLVYTKRSTAAATVPTSTGANTSTSDITPGGAIDSITSLSLNGSSNNKTLVSPMTIDNQQHRLSFPNKNEAHAALMAQQQQQHLNGATATTTSLLNGGSSGNVGSNALNANNPNANLTTTSIVTANHSNASLNADSPTKLREENERLNTEINRLRKLLENSPEGAVGGVDLSDSNSCGDAQSTDGSGSVPQQRVDRLETELRSAKNQIMSLRIERKKLRADKSELISQVKQLCASLQEKEQELRDFIRNFQDRVRETETNNAKLTGDRERERWQLLKQARDEAERSLSLAQQLNARDLQLQRLQDQLQEARRQLSGCLSDQESLLSFAPLTPPSATSGMLNQMAATVTANSGIRTDDSGRGNSNSLSAFSSSLSGGSGATAGDRNSCSNDSGLRNSSDRESTGGDLNFSDGTCENGPCITVDPDSISLVSSQNMYQYGTPKERSPTLSPLNSAAYSRSVEQLGSPVESDGGPGAVARKFAPKTGTLSARNGRGGTWGSISRVFARSRNKNKALSADGAAELTPYLSDSDYSWSPLTEEGYAEKLRLLRDASQLPMERWRASQVLAWLEVALGMPQYSTRCAENVKSGKVLLELNDGELETGLGLVHPMHRKKLRLAIEEQRRPELVRYPMITQLGHTWVASEWLPDIGLPQYADSFLHSLVDARMLDTLSKKELEKFLGVTRKFHQASIVHGIHVLRIVKYDRQTLAMRRVQSENVDTDPIVWTNQRFIRWARSIDLGEYADNLKDSGVHGGLVVLEPSFSGDTMATALGIPPSKNIIRRHLTTEFDALILPARVLSLKPSVSMQNHHAVETPLGIVHPSATPPLPHHRIVAQKVVEEFTPL
- the Liprin-gamma gene encoding kazrin isoform X6, which produces MQINGTSSGPTMAASEPPEPPPRNPDRINASLHKLSESKNIKSLDSSIATISEKTINNNKPLKPLLSLDHTNSTTNNSSSESGCSSSTALTNINTITALSSTNNLPITNTTQQQQQSQSPSPITPLVYTKRSTAAATVPTSTGANTSTSDITPGGAIDSITSLSLNGSSNNKTLVSPMTIDNQQHRLSFPNKNEAHAALMAQQQQQHLNGATATTTSLLNGGSSGNVGSNALNANNPNANLTTTSIVTANHSNASLNADSPTKLREENERLNTEINRLRKLLENSPEGAVGGVDLSDSNSCGDAQSTDGSGSVPQQRVDRLETELRSAKNQIMSLRIERKKLRADKSELISQVKQLCASLQEKEQELRDFIRNFQDRVRETETNNAKLTGDRERERWQLLKQARDEAERSLSLAQQLNARDLQLQRLQDQLQEARRQLSGCLSDQESLLSFAPLTPPSATSGMLNQMAATVTANSGIRTDDSGRGNSNSLSAFSSSLSGGSGATAGDRNSCSNDSGLRNSSDRESTGGDLNFSDGTCENGPCITVDPDSISLVSSQNMYQYGTPKERSPTLSPLNSAAYSRSVEQLGSPVESDGGPGAVARKFAPKTGTLSARNGRGGTWGSISRVFARSRNKNKALSADGAAEYSDYSWSPLTEEGYAEKLRLLRDASQLPMERWRASQVLAWLEVALGMPQYSTRCAENVKSGKVLLELNDGELETGLGLVHPMHRKKLRLAIEEQRRPELVRYPMITQLGHTWVASEWLPDIGLPQYADSFLHSLVDARMLDTLSKKELEKFLGVTRKFHQASIVHGIHVLRIVKYDRQTLAMRRVQSENVDTDPIVWTNQRFIRWARSIDLGEYADNLKDSGVHGGLVVLEPSFSGDTMATALGIPPSKNIIRRHLTTEFDALILPARYIVYCQMEEFQMDSSRQLNLANQKQLGR